In one Acuticoccus sp. I52.16.1 genomic region, the following are encoded:
- a CDS encoding helix-turn-helix domain-containing protein, with protein sequence MLTIGALGRKTGTKVQTIRYYEQIGLMPEPDRTEGGQRRYGDNEQDRLAFIRHARQLGFSLEAIRELLDLSDQPSRPCAEADIIARRQLRQVEKRIARLEALRTELARMVQECGGGSTAGCRVLEVLRDHSECLTDHEGIGA encoded by the coding sequence ATGCTGACAATAGGTGCCCTAGGACGGAAGACCGGAACAAAGGTCCAGACCATCCGCTACTATGAGCAAATCGGCCTGATGCCGGAGCCAGATCGCACAGAAGGCGGGCAACGCCGGTACGGAGATAACGAGCAGGATCGGCTTGCATTCATTCGACATGCGCGTCAGCTGGGTTTCTCTCTGGAGGCGATTCGTGAGCTGCTCGATTTGTCGGATCAGCCCAGCAGGCCGTGCGCGGAGGCGGACATTATCGCTCGCCGACAGCTAAGGCAGGTCGAGAAGCGGATCGCCCGCCTCGAGGCGCTTCGGACAGAGCTTGCCCGGATGGTACAAGAGTGTGGGGGTGGCAGCACTGCCGGATGTCGGGTTCTGGAGGTTCTGCGCGACCACTCGGAATGCTTGACCGACCATGAAGGGATAGGCGCTTAA
- a CDS encoding SCO family protein — protein sequence MNDPLSLSAVRIILWVLAGVGLIAFALLSVWATRRGDPREVQPDPPFYADFSLTDQRGNLRTDEDFAGRWMLVFFGFANCPDICPTTLVEVSLILKELGGDADKVQPLFISVDPERDTIDELANYLPSFDERIVGLTGTVEQIDKTAKSFRVYYEKIEEPSTPAGYTMAHSSQLFLFDRSGGFVTSYSYGTPAEEVALDLEKRMRQ from the coding sequence GTGAACGATCCGTTGAGTTTGAGTGCAGTCCGAATAATCCTGTGGGTGCTGGCGGGCGTCGGATTGATCGCGTTTGCCCTGCTATCTGTGTGGGCCACCCGTCGCGGTGACCCCAGAGAGGTACAACCCGATCCACCCTTTTATGCGGATTTCTCGCTCACCGATCAGCGGGGCAATTTGCGTACTGACGAGGATTTCGCTGGTCGCTGGATGCTGGTGTTCTTTGGCTTCGCAAATTGTCCTGACATTTGCCCCACGACCCTTGTTGAGGTCTCGCTGATCCTAAAGGAACTCGGAGGCGACGCTGATAAAGTTCAGCCCCTTTTCATATCGGTTGACCCTGAGCGAGATACTATCGATGAGCTTGCTAATTATCTGCCTAGTTTCGATGAAAGAATAGTAGGCCTGACGGGAACCGTAGAGCAAATTGATAAAACGGCAAAATCATTCAGAGTTTACTACGAGAAGATAGAAGAGCCATCAACGCCGGCAGGCTACACGATGGCGCACTCGTCGCAGCTGTTCCTCTTCGATCGCAGTGGGGGTTTCGTCACCTCTTACTCCTACGGAACGCCGGCGGAAGAGGTCGCCCTCGATTTGGAAAAACGGATGAGACAATGA
- a CDS encoding disulfide bond formation protein B — protein sequence MTPHLLKEGALAAAWLMALFASLAVLFVGEVMGQQPCVLCWFQRAFMFPLAIVLGLGLWTRDRTVGRYGVLLALMGGAIALWHVGLYFGFLPEKIQPCEATGPSCTDADQLVLGLPIPALSLLAFALIGALSAISLREASA from the coding sequence ATGACACCGCATCTACTCAAGGAGGGGGCGCTAGCCGCTGCATGGCTCATGGCTTTGTTCGCGTCCCTCGCGGTCCTCTTTGTCGGCGAGGTGATGGGACAACAGCCCTGCGTCCTGTGCTGGTTTCAGCGCGCCTTCATGTTTCCGCTCGCCATTGTTCTTGGGCTCGGTCTATGGACTCGGGATCGGACGGTCGGTCGCTACGGTGTCCTTCTCGCGCTCATGGGCGGTGCGATCGCACTTTGGCATGTCGGACTGTATTTCGGCTTCCTTCCGGAAAAGATCCAGCCTTGTGAAGCCACCGGACCTTCGTGCACCGATGCCGATCAGCTCGTTCTCGGCCTGCCCATTCCGGCCCTGTCCCTTTTGGCGTTCGCTTTGATTGGCGCTTTGTCCGCCATCTCCTTGAGGGAAGCTTCCGCATGA